The proteins below come from a single Falco peregrinus isolate bFalPer1 chromosome Z, bFalPer1.pri, whole genome shotgun sequence genomic window:
- the ARHGEF28 gene encoding rho guanine nucleotide exchange factor 28 isoform X7 produces the protein MDSDSDSPFNYSWPSLPKMRIRRRASKSEQKHSTLDVLRKLKAPPTCFAAARLSAMLSGSDEVYANCMVVDRAGDVKTDCVHGDGVSSERCLNPTSSVPITKSSSSPSLEENDQYMYVPNEGNQRPAKNGENASLRHTVSPSTLYGADSYLPFKTHGFIKDRGQLYADMRKRSSSLDDLEVDGGSGGVSDRSHVHYPPLSSSEAMPCSRDGLDLPTSLQPKECTLSGIRSRSYSCSSPKGLLGRPHIPRDFAVGDSSEERAYSLPEQSRGKRIQEEEWNKYIVPSKNESEKCKVSRTFSFLMNRMTSTRNKCKTKNKDTKDKEKLNRHNFTNGTFSGVIPCIACEKALLGKESLQCSYCSVIVHKSCKECAPVCTKKSQERYQNRNKLQAGVTNSLPGDISQMVLSSVHPSSSVLAGLSAGRREALQQPHLSRSVPGASLERRSTPFSEQDSEASTWRSKSQSEEMLQALGTFSSMDPFMMEDDVDFPQWADLRTDAQEFEAESWSLAVDPVFCSKQEKDVIKRQDVIFELMQTEVHHIHTLFIMSEIFRKGMKEELQLDHSTVDRIFPCLDELLEMHRQFFCRMKERRQESCDVGSERNFVISRIGDILVQQFSEENATKMKKIYGEFCSHQKEAVNLFKELQQNKKFQNFIKLRNSNLLARRRGIPECILLVTQRITKYPVLVERILQYSKEGTEEQKDLCKALGLIKDVIAAVDLKVNEYEKKQKLLEILSRTENKTYTKLKNGHVFRKQDLTRKERILLHEGLVYWKTATGRFKDILALLLTDVLLFLQEKDQKYIFAAVDQKPSVISLQRLIVREVANEERGMFLISASSAGPEMYEIHTNSREERNNWMRHIQDAVESCPEEEEEGKMSESDEDRRIAEARASRIQKCQESLSNQDQQICSYLEEKLHIYAELGDMSGFEDVHVEPHLLIKPDSGETPQAASLLAAALREVESLHVAVTTSQVSGTDRPPEESTEESSLKHRFSANEVLESVPHDAEIKETEESSEVDLSVEKEMASASLEDKGGSVSFPGPTGTEIVQAIQNLTRLLYSIQAALTIQDSHRELHRLLLQENEKIGRGHGSRLNLLLEQEKYRNLEKQRVELANIHKLKQQFQQEQQRWLRECDQRQREQEAREGQLGQRERECRCQEELLERSRQGLALQLQEYQQSLERLQEGQKMVEREKDSVKMQKQFLWHWKHGQQSSLLSSTGSYEIMGHNQSDSLHGENTFYLNEAVVCVSLSSLNRSDSSLIYEDGVCGLNISNSNIARTTDNQVDLEMDTSCQPALTSALWESTGPYQQMSFSCKSNKDAFNNDLNASQTQGPQASTPNQGSIQPPRVDALLLNQEPESLQDAESGGRVEEKIVYL, from the exons agcagaaaCATTCTACTCTTGATGTTCTCAGAAAACTCAAGGCTCCACCTacttgctttgctgcagccagACTTTCTGCGATGCTGAGTGGAAGTGATGAAGTATATGCAAACTGCATGGTAGTAGACCGA gctggAGATGTAAAGACTGATTGTGTTCATGGGGATGGTGTCAGCAGTGAAAGATGTCTGAATCCCACCAGCTCAGTCCCAATAACTAAGagctcttcttctccctcccttgAGGAGAATGACCAATATATGTATGTTCCAAATGAAGGAAATCAAAGGCCAGcgaaaaatggagaaaatgcaaGTTTAAGACATACTGTTTCACCTTCTACTCTGTATGGAGCAGATTCATACCTTCCCTTCAAGACCCATGGATTTATTAAGGACCGGGGCCAACTTTATGCTGACATGAGAAAAAGAAG TTCAAGTCTCGATGACCTTGAAGTAGATGGTGGAAGTGGAGGTGTTTCGGACAGATCCCACGTTCACTACCCTCCCCTCAGCTCTTCAGAGGCCATGCCTTGTAGCAGAGATGGATTAGACTTACCTACAAGTCTGCAGCCCAAG GAATGCACACTGTCTGGCATTCGGTCACGCTCCTATTCCTGCTCCTCGCCCAAAGGTTTATTAGGAAGACCTCACATTCCTCGGGACTTCGCAGTTGGGGATTCCAGTGAAG AGCGAGCGTACAGTCTGCCCGAGCAGTCCCGAGGGAAAAG GATTCAGGAGGAGGAATGGAATAAATATATTGTACCCTCAAAAAATGagtctgaaaaatgtaaagtgAGTCGAACTTTCAGCTTTCTGATGAACAGAATGACCAGCACACGGAATAAGTGCAAG acaaaaaataaagataccAAAGATAAAGAGAAACTGAACAGGCACAATTTTACAAATGGAACGTTCTCAGGAGTTATCCCATGTATTGCCTGTGAAAAGGCCCTCCTGGGAAAGGAGTCACTGCAGTGCTCTT ATTGCAGTGTGATTGTGCATAAGAGCTGCAAGGAGTGTGCTCCTGTGTGCACCAAG aaaTCCCAGGAGAGGTaccagaacagaaacaaactcCAAGCTGGTGTAACAA ATTCCCTGCCTGGAGACATTTCACAGATGGTGCTTTCCTCAGTGCATCCTTCTTCCTCTGTGCTGGCTGGACTGTCTGCTGGAAGGAGGGAAGCCTTGCAACAGCCCCACTTGTCCAGAAGTGTCCCTGGTGCTAGTTTGGAAAG aaGATCTACACCATTTTCTGAACAAGACTCTGAGGCTAGCACCTGGAGGTCCAAGTCACAGTCTGAAGAGATGTTACAAGCATTAGGGACCTTTTCTTCAATGGATCCTTTTATGATGGAAG ATGATGTGGATTTTCCTCAGTGGGCTGATCTCCGCACAGATGCACAAGAGTTTGAGGCAGAGTCCTGGAGTCTTGCTGTGGATCCAGTGTTCTGTAGCAAGCAAGAAAAGGATGTCATCAAGAGGCAGGATGTCATTTTCG AGCTGATGCAAACAGAAGTGCATCACATCCATACCCTGTTCATTATGTCTGAAATATTCAGGAAAGGGATGAAGGAAGAACTGCAGCTGGACCACAGCACAGTGGACAGAATATTCCCATGCTTAGATGAGCTACTAGAGATGCACAGGCAATTCTTCTGCAGAATGAAGGAGAGACGTCAGGAATCATGTGATGTGGGGAGTGAACGTAATTTTGTAATCAGCAGAATTGGAGACATCCTTGTGCAGCAG ttttcagaggaaaatgcaactaaaatgaagaaaatatacGGAGAGTTTTGCAGCCATCAAAAAGAAGCTGTTAATCTCTTCAAAGAGTTGCAACAAAACAAGAAGtttcagaattttattaaa CTGAGAAATAGTAACCTGTTGGCGCGACGGCGAGGAATCCCTGAGTGCATTTTGCTCGTCACCCAGCGAATCACCAAATACCCTGTTCTGGTTGAAAGGATATTGCAATACTCAAAAG aaggaacagaagaacaaaaagacCTGTGCAAAGCCCTTGGTCTAATTAAGGATGTGATTGCAGCGGTAGATTTGAAAGTGAATGAATATGAGAAGAAGCAAAAGCTGTTGGAAATTCTCAgtagaactgaaaacaaaacatatacaaagctgaaaaatgggCATGTTTTTAGGAAGCAAGACCTGACGAGGAAGGAGAGGATACTTCTTCATGAAGGTTTAGTGTACTGGAAGACAGCAACTGGTCGTTTCAAAG aCATCTTAGCTCTCCTTCTAACTGATGTACTACTGTTCTTACAAGAAAAAGACCAAAAATACATCTTTGCAGCTGTT GACCAGAAGCCTTCCGTTATCTCCCTTCAGAGGCTCATAGTAAGAGAAGTAGCCAACGAAGAAAGGGGGATGTTTCTGATTAGCGCTTCATCTGCAGGGCCTGAGATGTATGAGATTCATACCAACTCCAGAGAGGAACGTAACAACTGGATGAGGCATATTCAAGATGCAGTGGAAAG TTGTCCcgaggaagaagaagaaggaaaaatgagtgAATCTGATGAGGACAGACGTATTGCTGAGGCCAGAGCATCCAGAATTCAGAAATGTCAAG AATCACTGAGTAACCAGGACCAGCAGATCTGTAGTTACTTGGAAGAGAAGTTGCATATCTATGCAGAACTGGGAGATATGAGTGGGTTTGAGGATGTTCATGTAGAACCTCATCTTCTTATAAAACCTGATTCTGGAGAAACTCCACAGGCTGCTTCATTGTTGGCAGCAGCGCTCAGAGAAG TTGAAAGTCTCCATGTTGCTGTAACGACATCACAAGTGAGTGGGACAGACAGGCCGCCAGAGGAAAGTACTGAGGAATCAAGTCTGAAGCACAGATTTAGTGCCAATGAAGTCTTGGAATCTGTTCCTCATG atgcagaaataaaagaaactgaagaatcaTCTGAAGTTGATCTCAGTGTTGAAAAGGAAATGGCAAGTGCCAGTCTAGAAGATAAG GGAGGAAGTGTGAGTTTCCCAGGACCTACAGGGACAGAG ATTGTACAAGCAATCCAGAACTTAACGCGTCTCTTGTACAGCATACAG GCAGCACTAACTATCCAGGACAGCCACAGAGAGCTCCATAGGTTACTCCTGCAAGAGAACGAGAAGATTGGTCGAGGCCATGGTTCTCGGCTAAACCTCCTTCTGGAGCAAGAAAAATACCGGAATCTGGAAAAACAACGGGTGGAGCTGGCCAACATACACAAACTGAAGCAGCAGTttcagcaagagcagcagcggTGGCTACGTGAATGCGACCAGCGGCAGCGGGAGCAGGAGGCAAGGGAGGGCCAGCTGGGGCAGCGGGAGAGGGAATGCAGGTGCCAGgaggaactgctggagaggagcCGACAGGgactggctctgcagctgcaggagtaccagcagagcctggagaggctCCAGGAGGGCCAGAAAAtggtggagagagaaaaagacagtgtgaaaatgcagaaacagtTCCTCTGGCACTGGAAGCATGGTCAACAAAGTAGCCTGTTGTCATCCACAGGGAGCTATGAG ataATGGGACATAATCAATCGGACAGCTTACATGGTGAAAATACATTCTACTTAAATGAAGCTGTAGTGTGTGTGTCTCTAAGCAGTCTCAACAGATCAGATTCTTCTCTCATTTATGAGGATGGTGTGTGTGGGCTGAACATCTCAAATTCTAATATAGCAAGGACTACTGACAATCAGGTGGACCTCGAAATGGACACTTCTTGTCAGCCAGCATTAACCAGTGCACTGTGGGAATCCACTGGTCCTTACCAGCAGATGtctttttcctgcaaaagcaaCAAGGATGCCTTTAATAATG
- the ARHGEF28 gene encoding rho guanine nucleotide exchange factor 28 isoform X6, which translates to MDSDSDSPFNYSWPSLPKMRIRRRASKSEQKHSTLDVLRKLKAPPTCFAAARLSAMLSGSDEVYANCMVVDRAGDVKTDCVHGDGVSSERCLNPTSSVPITKSSSSPSLEENDQYMYVPNEGNQRPAKNGENASLRHTVSPSTLYGADSYLPFKTHGFIKDRGQLYADMRKRSSSLDDLEVDGGSGGVSDRSHVHYPPLSSSEAMPCSRDGLDLPTSLQPKECTLSGIRSRSYSCSSPKGLLGRPHIPRDFAVGDSSEERAYSLPEQSRGKRYGIQEEEWNKYIVPSKNESEKCKVSRTFSFLMNRMTSTRNKCKTKNKDTKDKEKLNRHNFTNGTFSGVIPCIACEKALLGKESLQCSYCSVIVHKSCKECAPVCTKKSQERYQNRNKLQAGVTNSLPGDISQMVLSSVHPSSSVLAGLSAGRREALQQPHLSRSVPGASLERRSTPFSEQDSEASTWRSKSQSEEMLQALGTFSSMDPFMMEDDVDFPQWADLRTDAQEFEAESWSLAVDPVFCSKQEKDVIKRQDVIFELMQTEVHHIHTLFIMSEIFRKGMKEELQLDHSTVDRIFPCLDELLEMHRQFFCRMKERRQESCDVGSERNFVISRIGDILVQQFSEENATKMKKIYGEFCSHQKEAVNLFKELQQNKKFQNFIKLRNSNLLARRRGIPECILLVTQRITKYPVLVERILQYSKEGTEEQKDLCKALGLIKDVIAAVDLKVNEYEKKQKLLEILSRTENKTYTKLKNGHVFRKQDLTRKERILLHEGLVYWKTATGRFKDILALLLTDVLLFLQEKDQKYIFAAVDQKPSVISLQRLIVREVANEERGMFLISASSAGPEMYEIHTNSREERNNWMRHIQDAVESCPEEEEEGKMSESDEDRRIAEARASRIQKCQESLSNQDQQICSYLEEKLHIYAELGDMSGFEDVHVEPHLLIKPDSGETPQAASLLAAALREVESLHVAVTTSQVSGTDRPPEESTEESSLKHRFSANEVLESVPHDAEIKETEESSEVDLSVEKEMASASLEDKGGSVSFPGPTGTEIVQAIQNLTRLLYSIQAALTIQDSHRELHRLLLQENEKIGRGHGSRLNLLLEQEKYRNLEKQRVELANIHKLKQQFQQEQQRWLRECDQRQREQEAREGQLGQRERECRCQEELLERSRQGLALQLQEYQQSLERLQEGQKMVEREKDSVKMQKQFLWHWKHGQQSSLLSSTGSYEIMGHNQSDSLHGENTFYLNEAVVCVSLSSLNRSDSSLIYEDGVCGLNISNSNIARTTDNQVDLEMDTSCQPALTSALWESTGPYQQMSFSCKSNKDAFNNDLNASQTQGPQASTPNQGSIQPPRVDALLLNQEPESLQDAESGGRVEEKIVYL; encoded by the exons agcagaaaCATTCTACTCTTGATGTTCTCAGAAAACTCAAGGCTCCACCTacttgctttgctgcagccagACTTTCTGCGATGCTGAGTGGAAGTGATGAAGTATATGCAAACTGCATGGTAGTAGACCGA gctggAGATGTAAAGACTGATTGTGTTCATGGGGATGGTGTCAGCAGTGAAAGATGTCTGAATCCCACCAGCTCAGTCCCAATAACTAAGagctcttcttctccctcccttgAGGAGAATGACCAATATATGTATGTTCCAAATGAAGGAAATCAAAGGCCAGcgaaaaatggagaaaatgcaaGTTTAAGACATACTGTTTCACCTTCTACTCTGTATGGAGCAGATTCATACCTTCCCTTCAAGACCCATGGATTTATTAAGGACCGGGGCCAACTTTATGCTGACATGAGAAAAAGAAG TTCAAGTCTCGATGACCTTGAAGTAGATGGTGGAAGTGGAGGTGTTTCGGACAGATCCCACGTTCACTACCCTCCCCTCAGCTCTTCAGAGGCCATGCCTTGTAGCAGAGATGGATTAGACTTACCTACAAGTCTGCAGCCCAAG GAATGCACACTGTCTGGCATTCGGTCACGCTCCTATTCCTGCTCCTCGCCCAAAGGTTTATTAGGAAGACCTCACATTCCTCGGGACTTCGCAGTTGGGGATTCCAGTGAAG AGCGAGCGTACAGTCTGCCCGAGCAGTCCCGAGGGAAAAGGTATGG GATTCAGGAGGAGGAATGGAATAAATATATTGTACCCTCAAAAAATGagtctgaaaaatgtaaagtgAGTCGAACTTTCAGCTTTCTGATGAACAGAATGACCAGCACACGGAATAAGTGCAAG acaaaaaataaagataccAAAGATAAAGAGAAACTGAACAGGCACAATTTTACAAATGGAACGTTCTCAGGAGTTATCCCATGTATTGCCTGTGAAAAGGCCCTCCTGGGAAAGGAGTCACTGCAGTGCTCTT ATTGCAGTGTGATTGTGCATAAGAGCTGCAAGGAGTGTGCTCCTGTGTGCACCAAG aaaTCCCAGGAGAGGTaccagaacagaaacaaactcCAAGCTGGTGTAACAA ATTCCCTGCCTGGAGACATTTCACAGATGGTGCTTTCCTCAGTGCATCCTTCTTCCTCTGTGCTGGCTGGACTGTCTGCTGGAAGGAGGGAAGCCTTGCAACAGCCCCACTTGTCCAGAAGTGTCCCTGGTGCTAGTTTGGAAAG aaGATCTACACCATTTTCTGAACAAGACTCTGAGGCTAGCACCTGGAGGTCCAAGTCACAGTCTGAAGAGATGTTACAAGCATTAGGGACCTTTTCTTCAATGGATCCTTTTATGATGGAAG ATGATGTGGATTTTCCTCAGTGGGCTGATCTCCGCACAGATGCACAAGAGTTTGAGGCAGAGTCCTGGAGTCTTGCTGTGGATCCAGTGTTCTGTAGCAAGCAAGAAAAGGATGTCATCAAGAGGCAGGATGTCATTTTCG AGCTGATGCAAACAGAAGTGCATCACATCCATACCCTGTTCATTATGTCTGAAATATTCAGGAAAGGGATGAAGGAAGAACTGCAGCTGGACCACAGCACAGTGGACAGAATATTCCCATGCTTAGATGAGCTACTAGAGATGCACAGGCAATTCTTCTGCAGAATGAAGGAGAGACGTCAGGAATCATGTGATGTGGGGAGTGAACGTAATTTTGTAATCAGCAGAATTGGAGACATCCTTGTGCAGCAG ttttcagaggaaaatgcaactaaaatgaagaaaatatacGGAGAGTTTTGCAGCCATCAAAAAGAAGCTGTTAATCTCTTCAAAGAGTTGCAACAAAACAAGAAGtttcagaattttattaaa CTGAGAAATAGTAACCTGTTGGCGCGACGGCGAGGAATCCCTGAGTGCATTTTGCTCGTCACCCAGCGAATCACCAAATACCCTGTTCTGGTTGAAAGGATATTGCAATACTCAAAAG aaggaacagaagaacaaaaagacCTGTGCAAAGCCCTTGGTCTAATTAAGGATGTGATTGCAGCGGTAGATTTGAAAGTGAATGAATATGAGAAGAAGCAAAAGCTGTTGGAAATTCTCAgtagaactgaaaacaaaacatatacaaagctgaaaaatgggCATGTTTTTAGGAAGCAAGACCTGACGAGGAAGGAGAGGATACTTCTTCATGAAGGTTTAGTGTACTGGAAGACAGCAACTGGTCGTTTCAAAG aCATCTTAGCTCTCCTTCTAACTGATGTACTACTGTTCTTACAAGAAAAAGACCAAAAATACATCTTTGCAGCTGTT GACCAGAAGCCTTCCGTTATCTCCCTTCAGAGGCTCATAGTAAGAGAAGTAGCCAACGAAGAAAGGGGGATGTTTCTGATTAGCGCTTCATCTGCAGGGCCTGAGATGTATGAGATTCATACCAACTCCAGAGAGGAACGTAACAACTGGATGAGGCATATTCAAGATGCAGTGGAAAG TTGTCCcgaggaagaagaagaaggaaaaatgagtgAATCTGATGAGGACAGACGTATTGCTGAGGCCAGAGCATCCAGAATTCAGAAATGTCAAG AATCACTGAGTAACCAGGACCAGCAGATCTGTAGTTACTTGGAAGAGAAGTTGCATATCTATGCAGAACTGGGAGATATGAGTGGGTTTGAGGATGTTCATGTAGAACCTCATCTTCTTATAAAACCTGATTCTGGAGAAACTCCACAGGCTGCTTCATTGTTGGCAGCAGCGCTCAGAGAAG TTGAAAGTCTCCATGTTGCTGTAACGACATCACAAGTGAGTGGGACAGACAGGCCGCCAGAGGAAAGTACTGAGGAATCAAGTCTGAAGCACAGATTTAGTGCCAATGAAGTCTTGGAATCTGTTCCTCATG atgcagaaataaaagaaactgaagaatcaTCTGAAGTTGATCTCAGTGTTGAAAAGGAAATGGCAAGTGCCAGTCTAGAAGATAAG GGAGGAAGTGTGAGTTTCCCAGGACCTACAGGGACAGAG ATTGTACAAGCAATCCAGAACTTAACGCGTCTCTTGTACAGCATACAG GCAGCACTAACTATCCAGGACAGCCACAGAGAGCTCCATAGGTTACTCCTGCAAGAGAACGAGAAGATTGGTCGAGGCCATGGTTCTCGGCTAAACCTCCTTCTGGAGCAAGAAAAATACCGGAATCTGGAAAAACAACGGGTGGAGCTGGCCAACATACACAAACTGAAGCAGCAGTttcagcaagagcagcagcggTGGCTACGTGAATGCGACCAGCGGCAGCGGGAGCAGGAGGCAAGGGAGGGCCAGCTGGGGCAGCGGGAGAGGGAATGCAGGTGCCAGgaggaactgctggagaggagcCGACAGGgactggctctgcagctgcaggagtaccagcagagcctggagaggctCCAGGAGGGCCAGAAAAtggtggagagagaaaaagacagtgtgaaaatgcagaaacagtTCCTCTGGCACTGGAAGCATGGTCAACAAAGTAGCCTGTTGTCATCCACAGGGAGCTATGAG ataATGGGACATAATCAATCGGACAGCTTACATGGTGAAAATACATTCTACTTAAATGAAGCTGTAGTGTGTGTGTCTCTAAGCAGTCTCAACAGATCAGATTCTTCTCTCATTTATGAGGATGGTGTGTGTGGGCTGAACATCTCAAATTCTAATATAGCAAGGACTACTGACAATCAGGTGGACCTCGAAATGGACACTTCTTGTCAGCCAGCATTAACCAGTGCACTGTGGGAATCCACTGGTCCTTACCAGCAGATGtctttttcctgcaaaagcaaCAAGGATGCCTTTAATAATG